The DNA region TGAAAAATTAAGATGGACAGATGTTAAATTTGAAACTGGGGAGTTTAGGCAGCATATGAAAATTATTTCTGAAAACGATGGGCCTGTAAATTTAATAATTGATTCACACTAAAATCAAGAAGGGAGAAAAGAAATAAAAATGGTAAGAAAATCAACATTTACAATGGCGTGCATGTTATTAACAGTAGGATGTACTGGATTACAGACAAAAGGAGTTAGCGGGAGTGAAACAAAGACGGGAAGAAAAAGTAAAAACAATGATTTCTCGGCAACAAATGATGGAGATAACGAAAATATCACCATTGAGATAGTTCAAAACAAAAATAGAAAAAGCAATACTGAAAGTGAAAAAAGACATTCTAATCAAGAAACAGTTAAAGTGGAAAAATCAGATCAGATAAATAAAAAAAATAATAACAATGCTTATATAGATGAAAGTATAGATAATTTAAGAGTAACAAAATTATTTGATGAAAATAAGCTGGTAGATCGTTCAATGCCAAATTCGCAGATAGTATTGCAAAAATTGGCAGAATTAAAGAAAAAACATCAGGAAATTTTATTAAATGGTACATTTAGCCAAAAAAAAGCGGTGGCTTTACAAACACAGCTTTTAAAAGCATATAGCAATTGGAAGGGTACAAAATATTCTCTTGGTGGGGATTCGGAAAATGGGATAGACTGTTCAGCATTGACACGTAGAGTTTATCGTGAAGTTTACGGATATGAATTGCCAAGACAGACTATACAGCAAATTAAAGTAGGAGCTCACATTCAAAAGGAAAACTTGAAACCGGGAGATATTGTATTTTTTAGGCCTGAAGGAAATAATCATACAGCAGTTTACTTAGGGGATACGCTTTTCATAAATGCCTCATCGTCTAAAGGGGTTGTAATTTCTACTTTAGAAAATACATA from Leptotrichia trevisanii DSM 22070 includes:
- a CDS encoding NlpC/P60 family protein, with product MVRKSTFTMACMLLTVGCTGLQTKGVSGSETKTGRKSKNNDFSATNDGDNENITIEIVQNKNRKSNTESEKRHSNQETVKVEKSDQINKKNNNNAYIDESIDNLRVTKLFDENKLVDRSMPNSQIVLQKLAELKKKHQEILLNGTFSQKKAVALQTQLLKAYSNWKGTKYSLGGDSENGIDCSALTRRVYREVYGYELPRQTIQQIKVGAHIQKENLKPGDIVFFRPEGNNHTAVYLGDTLFINASSSKGVVISTLENTYWNKYFRYGVRVRAV